The DNA window TGCATGATGGGCTGAAGCAATATATATGATAGTTGTGCATGATTCTATCAGCTCGTCACGAGTCTGCATTTTAGGCCACCAGGGTTCATCTTTCTTGTCTCCGTGGCCTACCTCGCGGAGTTCCTTCCACCAGGATTGGAGTTCCGAATCATTTTGAACCGTTTGATCATTTTTGTAATAGAAGGAGCAATAGTCCTTAACCCATGTTTTAATTGCAGACCATAATTCAAGCCCGTCTGCAGCATATGGATAGTCCTCTATCAGTAAACGCACACCGTGTGACGCGCTTGAATCTTCAACTGCCATTCCTCTGAACATAGAAAACGGAACATACTTTCAATTGCCATCGATTGTAGATGAAAACTGTACTTGAAAAATGCTACTAACCAAGATATTACCTTTTGATCAGATCCATGGGGAGTGCTTGATCAGGAAAAGTCCAGTCCTTGTACATTGCTGATGACCATTCCATTGAAAACTTTGAAGCAAAGATTATTTCCTCTATTACTCCACCAGCGTTTGTGAGAACCTGTCGCGCAGCTGCATTTGCATTCATAGTCTCACGAAAATGAGGATGCAGAAGTTTATGAATCGGGTGAAGCACGCTCAACTGCCTATTTGCCGCTATCACAAATGGCTCAGTCACTGCATGAGCTCTCAACCTGCAACAAAAAtgaacataaatttaaaatttttatgaatttatgtTGCTATTGCAGATGCTACGATTTGTTTTTCTGTTATTTCTTTGACAGGGTTATACCAGTGGCTGAAAAGCTGATGACAGCCGGAGTCATTTACTAGTGCATAAGCTttagcaagttgccaaatggaACTCTCAACGCCTTGGCTAGACGGAGTATAGACTTTGCTAATGCAGCCAAACTGATCTCCATCCGGATGTGGCAAGCTGAGTTCAATAGCTATTGGCTTCAAAGTCCCATCATTGTTCAAGAAAAGGAGTGTTCTGCTTGCGTATGCTTTGGTGGAAGTTGTGTTTATCCGCCTCAGGTACGGCATCCATGCATCGTGGTGGTCTAATATGAATAGCTGCTTGTTCTTGATTGCCTCATCTATGCTGAGTCCATTTAAGTTATGTTCTATATGTTCTTTGGTTATTTGACTTGTTTGATCCCCGTATGCTTCTCGGTCTAGCTTGCTAGCCGGTGGAAATTCCTGTAGTTTATGCAGAAATTATAGCGGTTAGGGATGAACAATTGAGAAAAAATAAATGTATACAACATAATAGATCACGAAAGCTAAGATTACTTGGAGACGACGTATTGTAACAGGATTTACTCCAGCCAGCAGTTCTCTTGCAAATTCTTCGTCAGTTCTCCATGCCGACTTATCCTCTAGTagaaaaatgattaaaatatcAGGATCAGTTAAAAAGAAAAGCAGATATGAAACTGAAGGCACAAACAACATTATACTATATTACCTTTGATCACTTGAGGCACTGGAAATTTTAGGAACTTTTCGCCGTCAGTTCGAAAAAGTTCTTTGAACATCTCCTCCGGAATGCTATCACTAATGTGTTTTAGTATCCCATCAGGCAACTCTAATCCTCCTTCATAGAGTTTAAGTACGTCTTCCATGGTTTCGAACTCGTTTTTGTTACCAAGGAGTAGAGCTTTTATCTCAGGTTTAAGGACCTGAGGGATGGATTTCAGGACATAAGCAAGCAAATCTGACATCTTTAAGGGTCCAAATCGTTCATCTCTCGGAACATATACATTTAATCTCTGGATAAGCTTCAGCCTGCTCTCGGTGTTAGGATCTATCAAGACAAGTATAAACATCTTAGCGACTATTCTTTTTTAATAATACCGAGTTTGAGTAGTGACGGCGCGGGAAGTGAATTTTATTTACTGACCCGTTTTTGTTGCTGGTCTTCCTGTTCTTCCCCTGCGAGGATATGGGTACTCAATAGACCCTCCGAGAACTGGACGCGCATATTCGGGACCCTTATCTGGATTCCCCAAATCATTGTAGTATGCATAGTCATAGACCCTGTCCCATTCCTGAAGCTCTCCTCGTTCTTCATCGTCTCCTCGCAGGTTTACTAGCTCTTCTTCTCTGAATTTCTGTAGTGATTTTGGTGTATCACCTGGAAGATAAGTCTGCACAAACACATAAACCAATCTGTTAATTACCGGGGGACGTTGTGCGATTGTAACGACCTTGTAGCAAAGAAAACGGTCTTTTTTGTCCAAATATATGAATCAATCTATTGATTTAGTGGGGGAATTTTGCTCATTGAAATGACTATTTTCAGTACCTTGTTAGCGAAGAAAACACGGTCTTTTTTGTACTTGTCAGCAGGATATACCCATGAGTTGCAAACAAAGTGGACTCGACCTTCGCCAGGAACATCTTCGAGGGTGACAGTCTTCAAGTAGAACTCACTGTGATGATAATTTCTAACTATAAATGCTCCCGGGACGCCAATTTCCTCGTCCCAATCGAAAGTAACATCAAATGCAGTCTCCCCTGCTGTTAAGGGGGTGATTGTAGTCACCCAATTCTCCAAGTATGCCGGCTTTCCAACTTTTCCTGTCGACTCATTTTCTACAAAAAAACATATCAAAttcaaaaatccaaaaaatgtCGATTTGAAGTATTTAAGAAGTAAGCTAGGAGCTTATGTATCTAATCTATGAACTTGAAAGGCAAAATACTATATATTCAGTTCTCACCAGGGTCACTATTAACCGAACTAATGAGCCTTAGAGAAACCGCTTTGCCTAACAGCTCGTGAACACGATCAAGAATCGAAGCTTTAAGGTCGTTCAAGTCGAGAACAATTTTCTTCATCAACACCACCCTCCCTTTGATCTTCTTGCCATCATGTTTCGGCTGCGTAGCAACGGTGGTGTCCTGGGATGATGCCTTAACAACCGTTGAAGATAGCTTCAACGGTTGAGATCGTGTAATCATAGGCAAAAGTATTGGTCTCATGTGATTGAGTGATGAAAGGTTGTTGCCTGCAACAACTGAGTTCTTCATCCGATTCCGAGACGGACATTGTCTCCGAAAGCTCAAAGGAGCTGTGAGATACTTGGAATGCAGCATCTTTATCGAAATCGAGAACGGAAAATGTTAACAGAAGGAGAAAGGTTTCAAGATCTCTGAAGTGTGATGGGAGAAGCATGTGTGGTATTTAAAGATCAACGTgttcaatatttttcaatttaataCAGCcgttattttttacatttttaaagACTTTTGTGCTACCTGCCATGCCTGCATGTCAAGGTTTTCGATACGTAACGAATTTATCCAGCTACTATTCTTGCAGTTTTTAGGGTTTGACTTAAAGACCAAACCATGAATTTGCATGGTTTAATTTGACATGTACCTTCCTCTCTGTATGTGTgatttgatgaaattgaggttccaccataaaatcaattggtaatatgggAAGTAGTCCAAAACCCTATAAACACATAACAAATATTGTctctcaccgatgtgggacaactttCAACATGATTCCCCTCACGATTTAGATTAGTTTACAATTAAGTTATCCAACTACGTTTCttcccatttctagggtttgaaTGTCGAACAAGTCATGATCTTGCATTGTTATGATTCAATGAACTACagccctctttgtttttgtttttgggtgaacAAGTTCAAATCTTTTGAACAACTTTTATTGTCGTTTTGCTTTGTTTATAATTCAAACAACTTTAATCAATTTTTTGAACATATGTGGACGTATACATATTTGCCCTCTTTGGTTTTGTTTACTTATCTCTATGCGCAACACTCAAATTgcctttaaattaatttaaagtaAAATCATTGACATGTCCTGATTTCGGTGTCCAGAGAACACCATAATAACCttgtgctggccgacatccGTAAGGTGACGCAAGCCATCATCATTCCTGAACGTTGTCGATGAGGCAAATGCCGCCACAGATATTCATACTTTGTTAGCCTtataaggttatacaattaaaacacaaacgaatgAGTGACTGACCTGATTTCAATGTTAGCCTtataaggttatacaattaaaacacaaacgaatgAGTGACTGACCTGATTTCAATGGTAGTTATCTAAGATGCAGCAGCCATGCAAGCAAGACGTGATCGATaaaactccaatctttatgtTTGCCGTGACAAACGGAAACACCAACTCTTCTGTAAACTCCTAGCTTTATGACAATGCTCTATGGGAAGCATTGGTTGTCGTGTCTAGGGTTAGCAGGGACCGGTGTTTATATACTAGCAAAAAAGTCTTAGATTCCGTCCATAAGGGAAAACTAAAACTCTCTTTTCTTGGCTctcaagtaaaatatcataatcatatattattaaggattccatcaatcctatttccaatataagacaccttatataggattgatatctttaagagatcaaatcacaattaacattattctccaatattacattcctattacatatagtagaccacttaaaggttgatttatattggataaatccaacattctcccacttggtctaCAAAATGTAATATTCATGTTTATACTTGAGATTGGAGACTAATGTCACTTTAGTGGCCATGTAACAGTGATAACATCTCGTCCTTAATGCAGCTTCTGTCAAATGCATTTCTTAACATGGAACTAACAAGGTTGTAGAGTTGACACAACCCAGAACCTTCATAATCACACATGCTAAGATCCTCATTtacatgaaacacaaattatgatcaagagatgaaactttaaataaactttaaattaaccaaaatgtCTTACTTTATATCATCTCAGGTCCACTTTATTGTAACTCACAAGTTACATTTTATGCTTTTTCGAAGCCTTAAATCTGCCAATGCAGATATCCTTTATCTAATGAAACCACCATAACCTGCAGGTCTGAATACATCTCCAAAACAATCATGCATCACTTTCATTAGATCAGTAATAATACAAACAATGTTTGTAGCCAACGGACACAACTGAAAATACCAAATAGGCACATGTCCAACTAAAATATCccaaaaacttcataaaacaaattaattcaacacttgtgagcaagatgaattaatatgttTCTGACACTGATCTATGCACCATACCAATTACTTTCATAGTGATTTCCAACACCTGCGAGCAAGATGGAAATCCTCACAACTGAGGTAGTACATAAACCATGTCATGCCATTTAATATGCAATTTGATAACAATTTGAtatcttatatatattttatcagATGATTGACTAGCACACGAAAAAATGTGACTTAATGAATCCAACtggagattaaaatgaatacatGGATTCTATACATACCTTATAGGTCATCTGCAACTGTAAGGCATTACTAACACGAAACTCAAACTCCCACTGATATGCAACATCGTTacttaatttgcaaatcaatacTTAAATCATACTTTTGAAAATATGCCTTTGGGAGTAGCCTTACTCAGTCAATGAATGCATATTACCTCAATAAAAGGTACAACTAAGCACGAAAGCATTCACCACTGTTACATAAAACTTGCATCCAACAACCATCTTATATGTATTAATAAGTCCGTATTTATGCTAAGTCTTTATGAGTCTCAAAACAATGATCAACCAAGAAATCCAAATGATTGCAAATAACAGAAAAATGTACGCATATATCAAGTATCCATTTGTGCAACTTAAATATATTATAGACATTCAAGTAACACAAATCCATGGAAGATAGAATAACGCTTTAATATATTCATGCAAATCCACTTAATGCTCAAAATTTTAGAACAACTCCCACTAAGTTATCAGAGTTTATActtgcaaataagttaatgagtgtgaagcccaattttcgttcactaattctcccacttgggcaaacactcgTTAATATATTCTTTTAAAGATGTACCTAAAGAAAATGTCTTTATATATtagacataataaaatagacatcACAACCAACATAAAGTTGTCAAACAGAATTTCAGCAGTGAGTTACACTTACTTTAGaatttatcataattaatttacaagcttGATTGCTACCAAATTTATACTGATCAAAATAGACATACTAATCTTCATAAAATAGAAATACAGAGCCATTTTGGGTCAAAATAGTAGTCTAAAGTCACGTCTCAAAAAACATCACAATCTGCCAGTAAAAACTGTCTATACGAGCATGGGTTACTAGTAAATTCACCATAATTAACATACATGGCAGAAAATTACGAAAATTTGCAGAAACATATTAGACATCTATATGTTgaacatatccaaaattcagGTCATTTGGTGACCATTAGATGTGTCATTCACCCGATTTAAATCAAGACACGTAATCTGCCAGAATTATCTATCATGAATTTTTGCATCTATAACAAATTCAACTGcatatcatttcaatttcgatGTCCAAAGGAAACTTTAGCAGTCAAATTTCATCCCCTAAACCGACATCataattcaaattgaaaagatttacaAGCATAAGATTTAAACAATGAGTACCTTAGCAATCCTTGATTAACCTTCATGGGTCCAATACTTTGCATCAACAAGTCTCATGAAGAGACACAAAATACGTCATGATGCAACCGATTTCCATGCCTTCAACCCACAACCTTTTATGGGGCTCATTGTGGAAATATTTGTCACTAATGGCATGGAACTTTATCCcaataaacttcatgaaactaaattaatttacaccggtaggcaagaaaattaactagtttctagtactagattttatgtcacaaaagtaccttcatgaaaaacttcaacacctgtAGGCAAGATGAAGATTTTCACAACTTCGGTGAAATAAAACCCATACTATGCcatcttaattaaactaaaagaagTAATCCACACCTATAGGCAAGAAGATTATcccttttattctaattaagatgcaaagttgaccaaagtaactcaaaaacatagtcCCATCATCAACTAGGCCGTTGCGTCTTGCTTAGTTGAAAAGGCATTGGTCAACTCCGCCCTGAAATAATACAAGAAGTCACATGGATTAATTAACTGtaagtgacaaaattatgataacCTGATTCGAGCTTCAAGTCTTGCCAACAAATGGCACTAATTCCTTCATAACTCCCTTTGACATTAAATTAATCTCAAGAAACCTGACAGCATACTTGAAAGAGATTAATCACATATAGAACAAGTTTTATTCCACCACAAGAATGTCAAAACTTATCGTCATGGAGTCAATTACTTAATAGAAATACTTTATGTAATGTGAGAGAACAATACAttcctttaatttaaaagctaaaTCGCTCAAATGTTTTCTTAAGTCAAACGAGTTCCTTTCCTTTTATATGTTTCTTTCCGTAGTACAAAACTACTAATCATAGCATTATAATCATGCATTAGCTTTGTAAATaccaaaattaaataaagaaacaatcaaagtTATTTTCTTCCATAGAAAATATATCCAATATATGCCCTACATTAGCTTTGAaaagtttcttttcttctccccttaTGGCACATAAAATTGactcatcaaaacattgtttaAATTCTTTAGGCATAGGAAAAACTAACAAACTATATACAAGTTTGAAAACTTATGTTTATCAATTTTAGTCATATGCTTTGAGTGAAAAACATACCTCATGCCTTCATTTGTTCACCACTTctttataaacatatatataatcacaTGACCAACCGGAATTCTCATATAAATAGATAACATACAAATGAGAATTGTCACGTAATTACTGCAAACCTCATTCACTTGTATAATGTTCTTGTTCTTGCCACTGGATGCTTTCTGCCATTCTCAGTCAATTCACAATTTATGCATCAATTTCATAATTAACTAGTCATATACAATTGACTATACTGAGATATGAAAGCAAAATTGTAGACAAACTAATTTGATTAGTCATGCATATTCCTTACGAGTTAATATCACTATGACCATAAGCAACAAAAGTACTGCATAACTATTGCTTATCTGCCAGATTATACATATATTTGTGTGTCTTGTATGGGATCATCTCAAGCTTAAAGCAATATATAACCACCCAATCCTTGTATAAAAACACGCCATATGTCCATTTTGCTACATGTttgcaaatttaaaatttaatccaTATTGATTACTTCCCGTAGCAACCAATGACATGGCAATCCAATTCAATCTATATATATGTCCCACACATTAtcataactaaaaaaaatttgatttgcATGAATTTATTTTACCCATGGAAATCAAAAGTAATAAGGATTtggggtgttttttttttcaaaacctgTCTGTGAGGCATCTGAGGGGTGCTTAGTGTCCCCTTTGCGTCTATTCACCCTGGAAAACTGCGACTGGAGCTGATGAGGCCAACCAATAGGCTCATTCATGTACTACTAACAAGATATATATGCACATATGTATGATTTTGGGTATGCTTTAAAAATTCAACTTTTCCCAGACATACTAATTTCCACATATTTGGTCTATTCGTCAAGGAGCCCCCATCTAAAACTTTAACATTTGGAGCAAAAATTACTTAACGATCTGCTGCTAGTTAAAAGAAACTGTAAAACACTTGTTTAAACGAGGAGACCAAAAGGAAAGGTTATACCAGGATTTTATATGCcaatgtatatatatgaacCTCCCCATCGAACTTGCTGATGTACAGGGACCTCAAAAATTTGAGAATACATCGACAATACATAGTAAAACATTCTAGCCAAAAATATTAGCATGAAAATAGAAgtagaaaatttgaaatatgtCATAGTCTTTAGTCTTAGTTAATTTAATGAACTGAGTAATCAAATTTTCTTTATCGTCCTTTATCAGAACTGTTGGTGATAATAAAATTTGACTAATCAATTGATTTTTAAACTTACATGTACTTGTTTGATCAGACAATTGCTACCACTAATGCAATTGTTTCATGTCATATTAGCGTAGCAATTGTAGAGTATAATTCATATAGAATATAATTCATGGCAAACATGACACCTTTTGTAGCCAACATTTCAAAGAAATCGCAATACCCTAAATTTATAATTGCTCATTATATTTAGGGTTGACCGAATTAGTTCTGATATGACCTGATCAAACATATACATCATAAAATTGATAAAATTAGTTCTTATTCAAACATACCAATTGCCCATTCGGATATACATGCTGCCAAAATTTATAAGAATTGGATCCATATATATTCATGACATGCTTAACTAAAACATGGTATTTAATGTACCTACATGCTGGACAATAAGCAGCACATCACTTATGCATATATATCTTAATCTTATCACCAATTTGAGCTTTCAAGGATCCAATTAAATATATACACCAACCAAAGTACAATATCATAGGTCATCATGAAGAATAACTCAATGAGACAAACCGTTTTGCTTTGGTAGATGACTCTGTTTTGCTCGCTAAGTGGAGGGGACCTTCTTCAGTTTTCCAATGTAAGGTCAGAACAAATATAACATGCTCTAAAAAATTTAAGAACAACATCAGCGGCACGTGTGATTAGTAGACTTTTAATGTTTATCCAAATATCAGTTACTGATTAAGTTGTTTGCTTTTAGTCTCTAAAATCAACTTTTCTTAATAGGTTTTAATCATATAACcaaaagctctgataccaattgttagccttataaggttatacaattaaaacacaaacgaatgAGTGACTGACCTGATTTCAATGTTAGCCTtataaggttatacaattaaaacacaaacgaatgAGTGACTGACCTGATTTCAATGGTAGTTATCTAAGATGCAGCAGCCATGCAAGCAAGACGTGATCGATAAAACTCCAATTTTTATGTTTGCCGTGACAAACGGAAACACCAACTCTTCTGTAAACTCCTAGCTTTATGACAATGCTCTATGGGAAGCATTGGTTGTCGTGTCTAGGGTTAGCAGGGACCGGTGTTTATATACTAGCAAAAAAGTCTTAGATTCCGTCCATAAGGGAAAACTAAAACTCTCATTTCTTGGCTctcaagtaaaatatcataatcatatattattaaggattccatcaatcctatttccaatataagacaccttatataggattgatatctttaagagatcaaatcacaattaacattattctccaatattacattcctattacatatagtagaccacttaaaggttgatttatattggataaatccaacataCTTCAGATATGAGACAAGATGATACTCAGATAGACTAAAGATTGAACAATCGTGCCAAAAGACATTCCTACTCCAAGGCTCTAACATCATAATAATATCAAGACCGACACAATGGTGCAGAAGAAAATCCTATCGTGCTTATGCTCTAAACATCTCCATGCATtctcatattttaattttaaagatATGtactttatttataaaaattatgttCGACACAAATTTGCATGCATGTTCACATATTTTTAACATAAGCACGATAGGAAGGCTTGCATCATGTCTCAGGTATCGGTCAGCATGGCCATCCAAGTGTCTGGACCGGGATTGGTGCTTGGTGCAGGTCAATTATATAACTTAAGCAACATTAGGTCTTCTTATAgcactcctttttttttctcaaattagTTGTACAAATTCTCTGTTTATATCTTTACTGTTTTCTATTGTCCATGTGTGATTTGGTGATTGGTGTTTCACTTTCAAGTACCTAATCAACCATTTCTATCTTAACAAATTTTAGGCTGTCTACCAAACCAACAAATATAGACAAATGTTAGCAATCTTAGATTATGTAATGACACCCTTTGGGGAAACTCATGATGGACCACTATTATTGGGTGTGGAGAATGTAAAGAGATTAATTTAAAAGTGAGACTCGCTATGGACTCTTTGTCGCCTTATTTTttagcacaatattttataatgttggcatgaAAATTAATGTTAAACTATGAGATGACAGAGAATCCATAAAGAATCATACTTTGAGAGATTCTCCTTAACATTTCTAGCCGGCGTAAAGCAATCAAATATTTTGAAACGGTTGCTTGGTGCTAGACTGTTACACAGTTTTGTAGCGCTTGCTATTAAATACTGGGACTCGTAATAACCTTAACAATTTTTTTCGTGTTAGAGCAAACAAGTCTTTAATTTATGTGGTCCGGTTCATAGATTGGAGGTTGGCAATGGAACTGACATTTCTCTCTCTCGTTTTAATTAGCATTTTAGCTAGTtggctttctttttttttttttttttttttttgtttttggagaacCTCGGCGGTACGAGGgaattttattgataagaaaaaagaagttaCACCTAGACAgggggggacataaacctaaCCCCTCATAGAACAAGTTGGCTTTCTTTTATGAAACTGCACTACACCAAATCCTCTTATTACGTCTTTGGTGTTGATGGTGCAACAATAGCACTTTTTATGAGACGATTTGATGTTGGTGGTGGTAGCCAACGTCAATGGTATTTGCCTCCAACTGTTATGTTAGAGATAAAACTATTGTAGCCACGATTTTTAATTATTCCTTGCCCATTAAGAGCTATACAGGTATAACCGTTGAATTGTTCAAAGAACGAATAACCATCCCCAAAACCACTTACTTATCTATCTGTAAAGCATCAATTATCTATCCCAATGGTCTCCCATTTCTTTTAAAAAGACCTATGTGCTACTTGCCCTGCATGTGAAGGTGTTTTTAGACGTAATCAACTTAATCCACCTGTATCATTTTCTATTTCTGGTGGTTTACTTTTAAGACCTAATCATTTTGCGttgtttataaaattataatcaaGCAATTTTAACCAATTTTTTTAGCAGACGTGAACATATTCATATTGGTTATAAAGTGAACAGATTTATCAAGCACAGTCTCCTTACTACACTAAACATTGGTCATTTATAGCGGATATATCaatggaaaactaatgaaaagggcttgaaaactttgagttttaatgataaggacaaaataaagggtaaagtgaatagtaccaagattgactttttagtgtaaaaatgtggtttttcgttaaagtgaacagtaccaggtgcttttcgttaaagttcccaaacaAAATATGATCCTCCATGAGTTGCAAAGAAAACACGGCCTTTTTTGTCAGCATGATAGACTCATGAGTTGCAAACAAAGTGGACACCATTAGGCCTCTatctatacatacatacattctTAAAATATATTACAGAGTGAGACGATAAAATCGTGTGTTAATAGTTGTGTAAGAAAAATGGTGTCACTGATATTTGTACATATTAATACAAGATAGTGGTCCAATACTTTAGAAAAAGACTTGGACAGTTTTACCAGGTCAGCCTTTGGCCTCATGTGATGGTCGTTGTTTACAGTTCACCTACTTAATCTATCCAATAAATGTTAATTTttcctttgacaaaaaaaaaatgttaatttttctttttctggggtTGACTCAGTGATGACTTAAACATCCGGTCTTTTTGTATTGTCAAGAATTTTACGAGTCCGTGGAACGCGCAACTTATCTCCgctttaaacttttatatatttaAGATAATCATCATTTTGACAATCATGATTGTCTTAAATACATGTATTCACATGAATTATATTTAATCGGATGATGATCGTGTTAAATACATGCAAGTATTGTAGTTTGAATATATTTGACGCTTTGGCATCTTGACCATACgtttgaaattttgtttttttttttgttagatacAAGTGATATTAAGAAGGTGAACATTCAAACATATAATTTAATATGCAAGGAGGAACGCTCTATACCGCTTTAAGTGATATTGAGATAGGGGCATTGCTTCAGAGAGCTGGCTTCAAGGTCGACATTTGTACACTGATCACTCTCCGGTGAAATTCAAGGATGGAGGAAGACAAGGCGAAGACAAGCGGAATTGATGACCATCTTATAGAGTAGTACCAGGGAAGTAGTTGATCATTATTTGCAGAGAAATTACATGAATAATTTTGGTTTTAttctgacaaaaaaaattatatacttatatatagCAAGCCAAGAATAAGATACGAAGTAGAGAAGCATTAGATTGAGACACTGTTGGGAATTCCCTTGCCAGTAAGTCCGGGATCACTCGAAGGATAGAGCAGTGTATATGGCATCTTGGCCGGTCCAGTACGGTTCTTCAATCTCTTATCCTTGTTCTTTCTCTTTATGCATTCCTCAATTTCTTTCAGCTTGTTTCTGAAATTCTTAGAAGCTTGCAATATGTCTGCGTCCGTTGTCCATTCTGCGGTGTCTCTATGCCCCAAATAAACCTCATCAACCGTATGCCTTGATAAGATTTCGATTGTGGCCATGCCAAGAAGGGTCTGCAGCTCCGGTGTGAATGTTTTCAAAAATGCCTTCTCGGGGTTTGTCTTGAGCTCCTCGTATTCAGGAGTGCCTTCTTCAGGCATGAATCGCCTGCTTGTGCTTGGTCGGTTTGGGAGGTATCCACCATAAGGGTACTGCCCAAAATTGATTGCTGCATGATAGGCTGAAGCAATCCATATGATAATGGTGCACGATTCTATCAGCTCTTCACGAGTTTGCATTTTTGGCCACCAGGGCTCATCTTTCTTGTCACCGTGACCTTCCTCGCGGAGTTCCTTCCACCAGGACTGGAGTTCCGAG is part of the Malus domestica chromosome 12, GDT2T_hap1 genome and encodes:
- the LOC108170929 gene encoding probable linoleate 9S-lipoxygenase 5; amino-acid sequence: MLHSKYLTAPLSFRRQCPSRNRMKNSVVAGNNLSSLNHMRPILLPMITRSQPLKLSSTVVKASSQDTTVATQPKHDGKKIKGRVVLMKKIVLDLNDLKASILDRVHELLGKAVSLRLISSVNSDPENESTGKVGKPAYLENWVTTITPLTAGETAFDVTFDWDEEIGVPGAFIVRNYHHSEFYLKTVTLEDVPGEGRVHFVCNSWVYPADKYKKDRVFFANKTYLPGDTPKSLQKFREEELVNLRGDDEERGELQEWDRVYDYAYYNDLGNPDKGPEYARPVLGGSIEYPYPRRGRTGRPATKTDPNTESRLKLIQRLNVYVPRDERFGPLKMSDLLAYVLKSIPQVLKPEIKALLLGNKNEFETMEDVLKLYEGGLELPDGILKHISDSIPEEMFKELFRTDGEKFLKFPVPQVIKEDKSAWRTDEEFARELLAGVNPVTIRRLQEFPPASKLDREAYGDQTSQITKEHIEHNLNGLSIDEAIKNKQLFILDHHDAWMPYLRRINTTSTKAYASRTLLFLNNDGTLKPIAIELSLPHPDGDQFGCISKVYTPSSQGVESSIWQLAKAYALVNDSGCHQLFSHWLRAHAVTEPFVIAANRQLSVLHPIHKLLHPHFRETMNANAAARQVLTNAGGVIEEIIFASKFSMEWSSAMYKDWTFPDQALPMDLIKRGMAVEDSSASHGVRLLIEDYPYAADGLELWSAIKTWVKDYCSFYYKNDQTVQNDSELQSWWKELREVGHGDKKDEPWWPKMQTRDELIESCTTIIYIASAHHAAINYGQYSIGGFVPNRPTISRRFMPEEGTPEYEELRANPDKAFLKTFAPQLPTLLGMATVEILSRHPADELYLGQRDTAEWTTDADILQASEDFKKKLEAIEAKIEKMNKDERLKNRFGPAKIPYTLLYPSSEPGLTNKGIPTSINI